The Xanthomonas sontii genome contains a region encoding:
- the gspD gene encoding type II secretion system secretin GspD, with protein MTPRLFSLFLAIGLVAGCATTPSPDIRRGAAINPQVGAAGSTQSDGQGGPADPNALPERATPVIRRGSGTMINSAAAAAPAPSLGNASSGSATFNFEGESLQAVVKAILGDMLGQNYVIAPGVQGTVTLATPKPVSPAQALNLLEMVLGWNNARMVYSGGRYNIVPADQALAGTVAPSTASPANARGFEVRVVPLKYISASEMKKVLEPYARPNAIVGIDGSRNVITLGGTRAELENYLRTVQIFDVDWLSGMSVGVFPIQSGKAEQVAADLEKVFGENSKTPSAGMFRFMPLENANAVLVITPQARYLDQIQEWLDRIDSAGGGARLFSYELKYIKAKDLADRLAEVFGAGGGNRGDSNASLMPGSQMSQLNGGGLGGFNGSDGSSLGGGSLGGSLGSSSDSLGSSSSSGSSGGGLGNGSLQLSPRTSGNGSVTLEVQGDKVGVSAVEETNTLLVRSTPQAWRSIRDVVEKLDVMPMQVHIEAQVAEVNLTGDLKYGVNWYFEQAVNASSTADNIGFSGGGANLPSAAGRKIWGDIAGAITGSSGLGWTFLGKNAAAVITALDQVTNVKLLQTPSVFVRNNAEATLNVGTRIPINSVSVDTGLGAGTTYSSVNYLDTGVILKVRPRVTKDGMVFLDIVQEVSSPGAAPTNCGTSAGTSVACNVPINTRRVKTEAAVQSGDTIMLAGLINDSTTDGSNGVPYLSKLPVVGALFGQKTQKQDRQEVIVLITPSIVRNPQEARNLTDEYGAKFEAMKPLPARGKK; from the coding sequence ATGACGCCGCGTCTGTTTTCCCTGTTCCTCGCCATCGGCCTGGTGGCCGGCTGCGCCACCACGCCCTCGCCGGACATCCGTCGCGGCGCCGCGATCAACCCTCAGGTCGGCGCGGCCGGCAGCACCCAGAGCGACGGCCAGGGCGGCCCGGCCGATCCCAACGCCTTGCCCGAGCGCGCCACTCCGGTGATCCGCCGCGGCAGCGGCACCATGATCAATTCCGCGGCTGCCGCGGCGCCGGCGCCGTCGCTGGGCAACGCCAGCAGCGGCAGCGCCACCTTCAACTTCGAGGGCGAATCGCTGCAGGCGGTGGTCAAGGCCATCCTCGGCGACATGCTCGGGCAGAACTACGTGATCGCGCCGGGCGTGCAGGGCACGGTGACCCTGGCCACGCCCAAGCCGGTGTCGCCGGCGCAGGCGCTGAACCTGCTGGAGATGGTGCTGGGCTGGAACAACGCGCGCATGGTCTACAGCGGCGGCCGCTACAACATCGTCCCCGCCGACCAGGCCCTGGCCGGCACGGTGGCGCCGAGCACCGCCTCGCCGGCCAACGCGCGCGGCTTCGAGGTGCGCGTGGTGCCGCTGAAGTACATCTCCGCCAGCGAGATGAAGAAGGTGCTGGAGCCGTACGCGCGGCCGAACGCCATCGTCGGCATCGACGGCTCGCGCAACGTCATCACCCTGGGCGGCACCCGCGCCGAGCTGGAGAACTACCTGCGCACCGTGCAGATCTTCGACGTCGACTGGCTGTCGGGCATGTCGGTGGGCGTGTTCCCGATCCAGTCGGGCAAGGCCGAGCAGGTCGCGGCCGATCTGGAGAAAGTGTTCGGCGAGAACAGCAAGACCCCCAGCGCCGGCATGTTCCGCTTCATGCCGCTGGAGAACGCCAACGCGGTGCTGGTGATTACCCCGCAGGCGCGCTACCTGGACCAGATCCAGGAATGGCTGGACCGCATCGACAGCGCCGGCGGCGGCGCGCGGCTGTTCTCCTACGAACTCAAGTACATCAAGGCCAAGGACCTGGCCGACCGCCTGGCCGAAGTGTTCGGCGCCGGCGGCGGCAACCGCGGCGACTCCAACGCCTCGCTGATGCCGGGCTCGCAGATGAGCCAGTTGAACGGCGGCGGCCTGGGCGGCTTCAACGGCAGCGACGGCAGCAGCCTGGGCGGCGGCAGTTTGGGCGGCAGCCTGGGCAGCAGCAGCGACAGCCTGGGCAGCAGCAGTTCCTCCGGCAGCAGCGGTGGCGGCCTGGGCAATGGCAGCCTGCAGCTGTCGCCGCGCACGTCCGGCAACGGCAGCGTGACCCTGGAAGTGCAGGGCGACAAGGTCGGCGTGTCGGCGGTGGAGGAAACCAACACCCTGCTGGTGCGCTCGACCCCGCAGGCCTGGCGCTCGATCCGCGACGTGGTCGAGAAGCTCGACGTGATGCCGATGCAGGTGCATATCGAGGCGCAGGTGGCGGAGGTCAACCTGACCGGCGACCTAAAATACGGCGTCAACTGGTACTTCGAGCAGGCGGTGAACGCGTCATCCACTGCCGACAACATCGGCTTCAGCGGCGGTGGCGCGAATCTGCCCAGCGCGGCCGGCCGCAAGATCTGGGGCGATATCGCCGGTGCCATCACCGGCAGCAGTGGCCTGGGCTGGACCTTCCTGGGCAAGAACGCCGCAGCGGTGATCACTGCGCTGGATCAGGTCACCAACGTCAAGCTGTTGCAGACGCCGTCGGTGTTTGTGCGCAACAACGCCGAGGCCACGCTCAATGTGGGCACGCGCATTCCGATCAATTCGGTCAGTGTCGACACCGGCCTGGGCGCCGGCACCACCTACTCCTCGGTGAACTACCTCGATACCGGCGTAATCCTGAAGGTGCGTCCACGCGTGACCAAGGACGGCATGGTGTTCCTGGATATCGTGCAGGAAGTCAGCTCGCCCGGCGCGGCGCCGACCAATTGCGGCACCAGCGCCGGCACCAGCGTCGCCTGCAACGTGCCGATCAACACCCGGCGGGTCAAGACCGAGGCGGCCGTGCAGAGCGGCGACACCATCATGCTGGCCGGCTTGATCAACGACAGCACCACCGACGGCAGCAACGGTGTGCCGTACCTGAGTAAGCTGCCGGTGGTCGGTGCGCTGTTCGGGCAGAAAACCCAGAAGCAGGATCGCCAGGAAGTGATCGTGCTGATCACGCCGTCGATCGTGCGCAACCCGCAGGAAGCGCGCAATCTCACCGATGAGTACGGAGCGAAGTTCGAGGCCATGAAGCCGCTGCCGGCACGCGGCAAGAAGTAA
- a CDS encoding UTRA domain-containing protein encodes MHFATAAGFAQRIADALLARIAAGEWRADQRLPVERELAALFGCTRITLREALQQLESDGHIYRENRRGWFVSAPRVRHDPNSIAGFMQYVAAQGGVPRTELLAAQRQPAGPALARHLHLDDPDAEVFVLRRRRWIGRRAVLLETNAILAAWAPRLLDHDLAGSLSAVLTQRLGLRQARSRLSMYPATLDAEQAVLLQSTAGTPCFRLQRVSYDPDGRAVEFDIESWRHDVLEVSVDVYAPPE; translated from the coding sequence ATGCACTTCGCCACCGCCGCCGGCTTCGCCCAACGCATCGCCGATGCGCTGCTGGCGCGCATCGCCGCCGGCGAATGGCGCGCCGACCAGCGCCTGCCGGTGGAGCGCGAACTGGCCGCGCTGTTCGGCTGCACCCGCATCACCTTGCGCGAGGCGCTGCAGCAACTGGAATCGGACGGGCACATCTACCGCGAGAATCGCCGCGGCTGGTTCGTCAGCGCGCCGCGGGTGCGTCACGATCCCAACAGCATCGCCGGCTTCATGCAGTACGTGGCCGCACAGGGCGGCGTCCCGCGTACCGAACTGCTCGCCGCGCAGCGCCAGCCGGCCGGCCCGGCGCTCGCCCGGCACCTCCACCTGGACGACCCCGATGCCGAGGTGTTCGTGCTGCGCCGCCGCCGCTGGATCGGACGGCGCGCCGTGCTGCTGGAGACCAATGCGATCCTCGCCGCGTGGGCGCCGCGCCTGCTCGACCACGACCTGGCCGGCTCGCTGAGCGCCGTGCTGACCCAGCGCCTGGGCTTGCGGCAGGCGCGCAGCCGGCTGTCGATGTATCCGGCCACGCTCGATGCCGAGCAGGCCGTGCTGCTGCAATCCACCGCCGGCACGCCGTGCTTCCGTCTGCAACGCGTCAGCTACGATCCCGACGGACGTGCCGTGGAATTCGACATCGAGTCCTGGCGCCACGATGTGCTGGAAGTGTCGGTGGATGTCTACGCGCCGCCGGAATGA
- a CDS encoding PilN domain-containing protein — MTAWRDTMDKLGVRIAPGAGGLLAWWQRSLMAWLPPRWQLQLGWSQARLLLWREGEQLMLARQVESELGAPLALPWPLLPDELEALLGPRLAALPRVWLLPAEAALQRHLRLPAAAAEHLREVVKFEIDRQTPFQADQVIYDVRADGRRDDAQLDAELVVAPRRVLDDLQASAGALRPTLAGIDVAGSDGAPLGVNLLPQEQRHRRADPMRRWNAILAATALLALCAAGWQLLDNRRDALEHLRTQVDSGAQRARAVAAQRQQLLDLVEGAAFFDQLRAERPASVEVWNELSKRLPEGTYLEKFSIEGNQLQLIGLSSEASSLVGRLEGSPLWRTPSLTGVLQADPGSHRDRFTLTAELAGTKRKEAADAGAGR; from the coding sequence ATGACGGCGTGGCGCGACACGATGGACAAACTTGGCGTACGCATCGCCCCCGGTGCGGGCGGGCTGCTGGCCTGGTGGCAGCGCTCGCTGATGGCGTGGCTGCCGCCGCGCTGGCAACTGCAGTTGGGCTGGTCGCAGGCGCGGCTGCTGCTGTGGCGCGAGGGCGAGCAGCTGATGCTGGCGCGGCAGGTCGAGTCCGAACTGGGCGCGCCGCTGGCGCTGCCGTGGCCGCTGCTGCCCGACGAGTTGGAGGCGCTGCTGGGGCCGCGCCTGGCGGCGCTGCCGCGGGTGTGGCTGTTGCCGGCCGAGGCGGCGTTGCAACGCCATCTGCGCCTGCCGGCGGCGGCCGCCGAGCACCTGCGCGAGGTGGTGAAGTTCGAGATCGACCGGCAGACCCCGTTCCAGGCCGACCAGGTGATCTACGACGTGCGCGCCGACGGTCGCCGCGACGACGCCCAGCTCGACGCCGAACTGGTGGTGGCCCCGCGCCGCGTGCTGGACGACCTGCAGGCCAGCGCCGGCGCGCTGCGCCCGACCCTGGCCGGCATCGACGTCGCCGGCAGCGATGGCGCGCCACTGGGAGTGAATCTGCTGCCGCAGGAACAGCGCCACCGCCGCGCCGACCCGATGCGGCGCTGGAACGCGATCCTTGCCGCCACCGCGCTGCTGGCGCTGTGCGCGGCCGGCTGGCAACTGCTGGACAACCGCCGCGATGCGCTGGAGCACCTGCGCACCCAGGTGGACAGCGGCGCGCAGCGCGCGCGCGCAGTCGCCGCGCAGCGCCAGCAGCTGCTCGACCTGGTCGAAGGCGCCGCGTTCTTCGACCAGTTGCGTGCCGAGCGCCCGGCCTCGGTCGAGGTCTGGAACGAATTGAGCAAGCGCCTGCCGGAGGGCACCTATCTGGAGAAGTTCTCGATCGAGGGCAACCAGTTGCAGTTGATCGGCCTCAGCAGCGAAGCCTCGTCGCTGGTCGGGCGCCTGGAAGGCTCGCCGCTGTGGCGCACGCCCTCGCTGACCGGCGTGTTGCAGGCCGACCCGGGCAGCCACCGCGACCGCTTCACCCTCACCGCCGAGCTGGCCGGGACCAAGCGCAAGGAGGCCGCCGATGCCGGTGCAGGTCGATAA
- a CDS encoding glycosyltransferase, which translates to MSLPIVLLAVGVDDVALDACLGALEANTPAGTRVWLADDAQAGPRGIRVIEAWLARTRLQADYTRRPRMLGEVAHVDEMLRACGDADVAVLAADAQPGPGWLLQLSACLARDAAIASATPWSNAGEACAWPRLGEINPPPEDPERLARACAALPPLHPELPSAVCHAVVLRGVARQRAGGLDASSYGSWYAALTDLSLRMAGLGWRNVLCETAHVACGGEGRAADGDMDALATRWPAWHARLAGFLMHDPLRACREELQRLYDTLPPPDPQRALFDA; encoded by the coding sequence GTGAGCCTGCCCATCGTGCTGCTGGCGGTCGGCGTCGACGACGTCGCGCTGGACGCCTGCCTGGGCGCGTTGGAAGCGAACACCCCGGCCGGCACCCGCGTGTGGCTGGCCGACGATGCGCAGGCCGGCCCGCGCGGCATCCGGGTGATCGAGGCCTGGCTGGCGCGCACGCGCCTGCAGGCCGACTACACGCGGCGGCCGCGCATGCTCGGCGAGGTGGCGCATGTGGACGAGATGCTGCGTGCCTGCGGCGATGCCGACGTGGCGGTGCTGGCGGCCGACGCGCAGCCTGGGCCGGGCTGGCTGCTGCAGTTGAGCGCCTGCCTGGCGCGCGACGCGGCCATCGCCAGCGCCACGCCGTGGAGCAATGCCGGCGAAGCCTGCGCGTGGCCGCGGCTGGGCGAGATCAATCCGCCGCCCGAGGATCCCGAGCGCCTGGCACGGGCCTGCGCGGCCTTGCCGCCGCTGCATCCGGAACTGCCGTCGGCGGTGTGCCATGCGGTGGTGCTGCGCGGGGTGGCGCGGCAGCGCGCCGGCGGGCTGGACGCCAGCAGCTACGGCTCCTGGTATGCGGCGCTGACCGACCTGTCGCTGCGCATGGCCGGGCTCGGCTGGCGCAACGTGCTGTGCGAGACCGCGCATGTCGCGTGCGGTGGCGAAGGCCGCGCCGCCGACGGCGACATGGACGCGCTGGCCACGCGCTGGCCGGCCTGGCACGCGCGCCTGGCCGGCTTCCTGATGCACGATCCGCTGCGCGCCTGCCGCGAAGAGCTGCAGCGCCTGTACGACACGCTGCCGCCGCCGGATCCGCAACGGGCGTTGTTCGATGCCTAG
- a CDS encoding general secretion pathway protein GspK — MSATHRHRGAALVLVLWLIALLTALIGAFALTARTENLQGKVLGDGAEAQERARAGLEYALTRLAGTPTQPGWRADGRRYRWQYEGATVDLRVTDESGKVDLNMADAQLLAALVRAVGEDPQRAERIAAAIVDWRDPDNLTQPNGAEDPDYAAAGLPYGAKDAPFESLAELQLVLGMDPELYAKLLPNLTLYGGVSRPTPDFAPGPVLTALGLDAQQVLAQRERTDQTQLGMVGMGGGGTYSIESRARLGNGREGVLRAVVRPGSSALPGSAYTVLRWEEGTTVR, encoded by the coding sequence ATGAGCGCGACGCATCGCCACCGCGGCGCCGCGCTGGTGCTGGTGCTGTGGCTGATCGCGCTGCTGACCGCGCTGATCGGCGCGTTCGCGCTGACCGCGCGCACCGAGAACCTGCAGGGCAAGGTGCTCGGCGACGGCGCCGAGGCGCAGGAACGCGCCCGCGCCGGCCTGGAATACGCGCTGACCCGGCTCGCCGGCACCCCCACGCAGCCGGGCTGGCGTGCCGACGGACGCCGCTACCGCTGGCAGTACGAAGGCGCCACGGTCGACCTGCGGGTCACCGACGAGAGCGGCAAGGTCGATCTGAACATGGCCGATGCGCAACTGCTGGCGGCGCTGGTGCGCGCGGTCGGCGAGGATCCGCAGCGCGCCGAGCGCATCGCCGCGGCAATCGTGGACTGGCGCGATCCCGACAACCTGACCCAGCCCAACGGCGCCGAGGATCCGGACTATGCCGCCGCCGGTTTGCCCTACGGCGCCAAGGATGCGCCGTTCGAAAGCCTGGCCGAGCTGCAGCTGGTGCTGGGGATGGACCCGGAGCTATACGCCAAGCTGCTGCCCAACCTGACCCTGTACGGTGGGGTGTCGCGGCCGACGCCGGACTTCGCGCCGGGGCCGGTGCTGACCGCGCTGGGCCTGGACGCGCAGCAGGTGCTGGCGCAGCGCGAACGTACCGACCAGACCCAGCTCGGCATGGTCGGCATGGGCGGTGGCGGCACCTACAGCATCGAAAGCCGGGCGCGGCTGGGCAATGGCCGCGAGGGCGTGTTGCGCGCGGTGGTGCGCCCAGGCTCGTCGGCGCTGCCGGGCTCCGCCTACACTGTGTTGCGTTGGGAAGAAGGAACGACGGTGCGATGA
- the pnuC gene encoding nicotinamide riboside transporter PnuC, whose amino-acid sequence MSPLELLAVLINVLGVWLTARRVRWCWPVNVVAVLLYAWLFYQWKLYSDMLLQGLYVVLQGYGWWRWSNGLGDDGKVQVGPLPWAEGVRSVLAGTVGAALLGWWMHRHTDAALPWLDAALSAFSVVASVWAARKRIANWGLWIVLDCVYVGVFVYKGLYPTAALYAGFVVLAVYGLRLWQADLRRAQAVT is encoded by the coding sequence ATGTCCCCGCTCGAATTGCTCGCCGTACTGATCAACGTCCTGGGTGTGTGGCTGACCGCGCGGCGGGTGCGTTGGTGCTGGCCGGTCAACGTGGTGGCGGTGCTGTTGTATGCGTGGCTGTTCTATCAGTGGAAGCTGTATTCGGACATGCTGCTGCAGGGCCTGTACGTGGTGCTGCAGGGTTACGGCTGGTGGCGCTGGAGCAACGGGCTGGGCGACGACGGCAAGGTCCAGGTCGGGCCGCTGCCGTGGGCCGAAGGGGTGCGTTCGGTCTTGGCCGGCACCGTCGGCGCGGCGCTGCTGGGCTGGTGGATGCACCGTCACACCGATGCGGCGCTGCCGTGGCTGGACGCGGCGTTGTCGGCGTTCAGCGTGGTCGCCAGCGTGTGGGCCGCGCGCAAGCGCATCGCCAACTGGGGCCTATGGATCGTGCTGGACTGCGTCTACGTCGGCGTGTTCGTGTACAAGGGGCTGTACCCCACCGCCGCGCTGTACGCCGGATTCGTGGTGTTGGCGGTGTACGGACTGCGCCTGTGGCAGGCCGATCTGCGCCGCGCGCAAGCCGTCACCTGA
- the xpsN gene encoding type II secretion system protein XpsN — protein MRIEAMGLRTVWLGTLALWGLLIWALGLGGLGERVAPLPDDPSMLQRLPGLPAATTLRLGDFSQYGEIAARPVFAEDRRPHPFFLSADNGQAAAPNVRLTGVLLTDRFKMATLTTEQGESLRLKEGGDAVQGWRLLSLSPRQATVSGSGGTQTLELKVFDGKGGQPPTVLGQAGRAAQGQMPPPASAPNGQSNANAPRPPNQSTPNPVPNQAPTPSAPQPSSPAPSSEQLQAIRERIEARRRQLQQQRQNNPSGQNP, from the coding sequence ATGCGAATTGAAGCGATGGGCCTGCGTACCGTGTGGCTGGGCACGCTGGCGCTGTGGGGGCTGCTGATCTGGGCGTTGGGCCTGGGTGGGCTCGGCGAACGCGTGGCGCCGCTACCCGACGATCCGTCGATGCTGCAGCGGCTGCCGGGCTTGCCCGCGGCCACCACGCTGCGTCTGGGCGATTTCTCGCAGTACGGCGAGATCGCCGCGCGCCCGGTGTTCGCCGAGGATCGCCGTCCGCATCCGTTCTTCCTCAGCGCCGACAACGGCCAGGCCGCCGCGCCCAACGTGCGCCTGACCGGTGTGCTGCTCACCGACCGCTTCAAGATGGCGACGCTGACCACCGAGCAGGGCGAATCGCTGCGCCTGAAGGAAGGCGGCGACGCCGTGCAGGGCTGGCGGCTGCTGTCGCTGTCGCCACGCCAGGCCACGGTCAGCGGTTCCGGTGGCACCCAGACCCTGGAATTGAAGGTGTTCGACGGCAAGGGCGGGCAACCGCCGACCGTGCTCGGCCAGGCCGGGCGTGCCGCGCAGGGGCAGATGCCGCCGCCGGCGTCCGCGCCCAATGGCCAGTCCAACGCCAACGCGCCGCGCCCGCCGAACCAGTCCACCCCCAACCCGGTGCCGAACCAGGCACCGACCCCGAGCGCCCCTCAGCCGTCGTCGCCGGCTCCGTCGTCGGAGCAGTTGCAGGCCATCCGCGAGCGGATCGAAGCGCGCCGTCGGCAATTGCAGCAACAGCGCCAGAACAACCCCTCAGGTCAGAACCCTTGA
- a CDS encoding TonB-dependent siderophore receptor, with protein MLPTCRFPAPHALALALAIALPLPALAADAAPAPASAQTPVELDAVNVQGRQPHDRSSLSGYGDAPLLDTPMAIDTIDRTQLSDRQVRVLSEVLRADAAVGDSYAPIGYYENFLVRGYSLDAANSYRINGLTIAGEQNVALENKEQVQVLKGLSGVLSGITTPAGVIDYQTKRPQHVRSLVLSGDDDGSRGAAVDLGDWFGSERQFGLRVNAAHETLRSYVDHADGHRNFLSLAADWNIDPQSTLQLDVEYQDRQQRSVPGYQLLGGTQLPSGVSVHRLLAYQPWSRPVGIEALNAQARYEYRFSDAWHLQVAASHSRALIDDYSSFAWGCYGAASCAGDAVPNHFSREGDYDIYDYRSPADSRRNDELQAIASGSASTGVLQHQFQVGVDYLHRTIDRHGSINEMIGSGNIDADPPLLAQADAVLGPKRRRLDSAQTALLASDRIGIGEAWQLLLGARQVRYDERAWDRDGSLTRRTRRSVFLPQAALLFKLQPSLSLYASFAKGLAPGGTAPWFASNADSILAPTSAYQREAGMKFERDGVTLGAALFDMRQANQYAQPQADGSFLFVQQGRLHNRGIELSAAGTLGAGLHLQASVAGIRARAEDTGTPSDEGHQALNVPRLRASAQATWDVPGVSGLALLGGAQYSGAKYADRSGQVAVGGYSVYTLGARYATRLGAVPTTLRLSVDNLTDKRYWRDVGAYEGDDYLFLGAPRTARLALQFDF; from the coding sequence ATGCTTCCCACCTGCCGTTTCCCCGCTCCGCACGCCCTCGCGCTGGCCCTGGCCATCGCCCTGCCGCTGCCGGCGCTGGCCGCCGACGCTGCGCCGGCGCCCGCCAGCGCGCAGACCCCGGTCGAACTGGACGCGGTCAACGTGCAGGGTCGCCAGCCGCACGACCGCAGCAGCCTGAGCGGCTACGGCGACGCGCCGCTGCTGGACACGCCGATGGCGATCGACACCATCGATCGCACGCAGCTGTCCGACCGCCAGGTGCGCGTGCTCAGCGAGGTGCTGCGCGCCGACGCCGCGGTCGGCGACAGCTATGCGCCGATCGGCTACTACGAGAACTTCCTGGTGCGCGGCTATTCGCTGGATGCGGCCAACAGCTACCGCATCAACGGCCTGACCATCGCCGGCGAACAGAACGTGGCGCTGGAGAACAAGGAACAGGTGCAGGTGCTCAAGGGCCTGTCCGGGGTGCTGTCCGGCATCACCACGCCGGCCGGCGTGATCGACTACCAGACCAAGCGCCCGCAGCACGTGCGCAGCCTGGTGCTGAGCGGCGACGACGACGGCAGCCGCGGTGCGGCAGTGGACCTGGGCGACTGGTTCGGCAGCGAGCGCCAGTTCGGCCTGCGCGTCAACGCCGCGCACGAGACCCTGCGCAGCTATGTCGATCACGCCGACGGCCACCGCAATTTCCTGTCGCTGGCCGCGGACTGGAACATCGACCCGCAGTCGACCCTGCAACTGGACGTGGAATACCAGGACCGCCAGCAACGCTCGGTGCCGGGCTACCAGTTGCTCGGCGGCACGCAGTTGCCGAGCGGGGTGTCGGTGCATCGCCTGCTCGCCTACCAGCCGTGGTCCAGGCCGGTCGGCATCGAGGCGCTGAATGCGCAGGCGCGCTACGAATACCGCTTCAGCGACGCCTGGCATCTGCAGGTGGCGGCCTCGCACAGCCGCGCGCTGATCGACGACTACTCCAGCTTCGCCTGGGGCTGCTACGGCGCGGCCAGCTGCGCCGGCGACGCGGTGCCCAACCACTTCAGCCGCGAAGGCGACTACGACATCTACGACTACCGCAGCCCTGCCGACAGCCGCCGCAACGACGAACTGCAGGCGATCGCCAGCGGCAGCGCCAGCACCGGCGTGCTGCAGCACCAGTTCCAGGTCGGCGTCGACTACCTGCATCGCACCATCGACCGCCACGGCTCGATCAACGAGATGATCGGCAGCGGCAACATCGACGCCGATCCGCCGCTGCTGGCGCAGGCCGACGCCGTGCTAGGCCCCAAGCGTCGGCGCCTGGACAGCGCGCAGACCGCGCTGCTGGCCAGCGACCGCATCGGCATCGGCGAGGCCTGGCAGCTGCTGCTGGGCGCGCGCCAGGTGCGCTACGACGAACGCGCCTGGGACCGCGACGGCAGCCTGACCCGGCGCACGCGCCGCTCGGTGTTTCTGCCGCAGGCGGCACTGCTGTTCAAGCTGCAGCCGTCGCTGTCGCTGTACGCCAGCTTCGCCAAGGGCCTGGCCCCGGGCGGCACCGCGCCGTGGTTCGCCAGCAACGCCGACAGCATCCTCGCCCCCACCAGCGCCTACCAGCGCGAGGCCGGCATGAAGTTCGAGCGCGATGGCGTGACTTTGGGCGCGGCGCTGTTCGACATGCGCCAGGCCAACCAGTACGCGCAACCGCAGGCCGACGGCAGTTTCCTGTTCGTGCAGCAGGGCCGCCTGCACAACCGCGGCATCGAACTGTCCGCCGCCGGCACGCTGGGCGCCGGCCTGCACCTGCAGGCCAGCGTCGCCGGCATCCGCGCGCGCGCCGAGGACACCGGCACGCCGAGCGACGAAGGCCACCAGGCACTGAACGTGCCGCGGCTGCGCGCCAGCGCCCAGGCCACCTGGGACGTGCCCGGCGTCAGCGGCCTGGCGCTGCTGGGCGGCGCGCAGTACAGCGGCGCCAAGTACGCCGACCGCAGCGGCCAGGTCGCCGTCGGCGGCTACAGCGTCTACACCCTCGGCGCCCGCTACGCCACCCGGCTGGGCGCGGTGCCGACCACACTGCGACTGAGCGTGGACAACCTCACCGACAAGCGCTACTGGCGCGACGTCGGCGCCTATGAAGGCGACGACTATCTGTTCCTCGGCGCGCCGCGGACGGCGCGGCTGGCGCTGCAGTTTGATTTTTGA
- a CDS encoding type II secretion system protein J produces MTTRAPPRATARGFTLIEVLLATVLLVGGLTLAFATLRSAMAISGRGEAIAGRSERMRAVEGFLRRRLSGAQSLPLDIDTHTLQPVRFVGEPQRMQFVADLPEYLGRGGPYLHDLRVSGEGDHRQLAIALVQVQAGKQLPETPPRPPEPLARDLREVRFRYRGLDPERGTIGPWQERWERTDTLPLLVSIELRSGDGTAWPPLVVALRQAGGAEMRQ; encoded by the coding sequence ATGACCACGCGCGCGCCGCCGCGCGCCACCGCGCGCGGCTTCACCCTGATCGAAGTGCTGCTGGCCACGGTGTTGCTGGTCGGTGGCCTGACCCTGGCCTTCGCCACGCTGCGCTCGGCGATGGCGATCAGCGGCCGCGGCGAGGCGATCGCCGGACGCAGCGAACGCATGCGCGCGGTCGAGGGCTTCCTGCGCCGGCGCCTGAGCGGCGCGCAGTCGCTGCCGCTGGACATCGACACGCACACGCTGCAGCCGGTGCGTTTCGTCGGCGAACCGCAGCGCATGCAGTTCGTGGCCGATCTGCCCGAGTACCTCGGCCGCGGTGGCCCCTACCTGCACGACCTGCGGGTCAGCGGCGAGGGCGACCATCGGCAACTGGCGATCGCGCTGGTGCAGGTGCAGGCCGGCAAGCAACTGCCTGAGACCCCGCCACGCCCGCCCGAGCCGCTGGCGCGCGACCTGCGCGAGGTGCGCTTCCGCTACCGCGGCCTGGACCCGGAGCGCGGCACCATCGGCCCCTGGCAGGAGCGCTGGGAGCGCACCGACACGCTGCCGCTGCTGGTCTCGATCGAACTGCGCAGCGGCGACGGCACGGCGTGGCCGCCGCTGGTGGTGGCGCTGCGCCAGGCCGGTGGCGCGGAGATGCGGCAATGA